One genomic segment of Mangifera indica cultivar Alphonso chromosome 6, CATAS_Mindica_2.1, whole genome shotgun sequence includes these proteins:
- the LOC123219318 gene encoding G-type lectin S-receptor-like serine/threonine-protein kinase SD2-5 has translation MGLFQYSRVLSFCLLLVFKTCIAGSQYVGKIYPGFEASNMEWIGNDGLFLRSNNSVFACGFYTALDAQSFLLVVIHISSAKVVWTANRGKLVKGSDKFVFGENGNVYLKLGNGVAWSSNTTGEKVASMELQDTGNFVLLGKDGGVVWQSYSHPTDTLLPGQEFSEGMRLKSFPNNNTSVFLEIKSGDLVLYAGFQTPQTYWSLTNDSRKTNNSVSGKVHSAYLESNAWSFYDQNKKLLWQLVFTENTDPNATWAAILGYDGTITFSNLHKGSQVAYEAFKIPQDSCDTPEHCGPYYVCYFENRCQCPSSLQSFNCKPPIASTCDDSKDSSELLYVGENLNYFALGFVKPLSRFNVGSCKEACLHNCSCSALFFENSTQNCYLFDEIGTLQRSQQGSAGYVSYVKVVSGSGGNGRGNGVKKTLLILFMVIASIIAVAGLLYLGLWYRRKQGSMKFSQENLEEDTFLDSFSGMPTRFSYSDLSKATKCFSTKVGQGGFGSVYLGVLPNGTQLAVKKLEGIGQGKKEFRAEVSMIGNIHHVHLVRLKGFCAEGVHRLLVYEYMANSSLDKWIFKTDNESQLLSWSTRFNIAVGTAKGLAYLHEECEVKIVHCDIKPENVLLDDHFTAKVSDFGLAKLMNREESLVYTTLRGTRGYLAPEWITNNPISEKSDVYSYGMVLLEIIGGRKSYEVGNDTEKAHFPSYAFKMLEEGKPSEILDPRLEIKENDEQVLTAIKVALWCIQDEMHLRPPMTKIVQMLEGLCVVPQPPTPSQLNSRAYSGCFKWSDEGSLSGLVGDSSGGLLSAVQLSGPR, from the coding sequence ATGGGTTTGTTTCAATATAGTAGAGTTTTGAGTTTTTGTCTACTTCTTGTGTTCAAGACTTGTATTGCTGGATCTCAATATGTTGGGAAAATATATCCTGGGTTTGAGGCATCAAACATGGAGTGGATTGGTAACGATGGCCTGTTTTTGCGATCTAATAACTCGGTTTTCGCTTGTGGATTTTACACTGCCTTGGATGCTCAATCCTTTTTGCTTGTTGTCATTCACATTAGTAGTGCCAAAGTAGTTTGGACTGCTAACAGAGGCAAATTGGTTAAAGGATCTGATAAGTTTGTGTTTGGGGAGAATGGGAATGTTTATTTGAAACTGGGAAATGGTGTTGCTTGGTCCTCAAATACTACTGGAGAGAAAGTTGCATCCATGGAATTGCAGGACACAGGCAATTTCGTGTTGCTTGGGAAGGATGGAGGTGTTGTTTGGCAGAGTTATAGCCACCCCACTGATACTCTTTTACCCGGCCAAGAGTTCTCTGAAGGAATGAGACTGAAAAGTTTTCCCAATAACAACACGAGTGTTTTTCTTGAAATAAAGTCTGGTGATTTGGTGTTATATGCAGGTTTTCAGACTCCACAAACCTATTGGTCCTTGACAAATGATAGCCGAAAAACCAATAATAGTGTTAGTGGCAAGGTCCATTCTGCATATCTGGAGTCCAATGCATGGAGTTTCTATGATCAGAATAAGAAATTGCTTTGGCAGTTGGTCTTCACTGAGAATACTGACCCCAATGCTACCTGGGCTGCCATTTTAGGCTATGATGGGACCATTACTTTTTCTAATCTTCACAAGGGAAGTCAGGTTGCTTATGAGGCATTCAAGATTCCACAAGACTCTTGTGACACTCCTGAGCATTGTGGCCCCTATTATGTGTGCTACTTCGAGAATCGGTGCCAGTGCCCTtcttctcttcaatctttcaattgCAAACCTCCAATTGCTTCAACGTGTGATGACTCCAAGGATTCATCAGAGCTTTTATATGTTGGcgaaaatcttaattattttgctCTAGGGTTTGTGAAACCCCTTTCAAGATTCAATGTTGGGTCTTGCAAAGAAGCTTGCCTTCATAACTGCTCCTGCTCTGCACTGTTCTTTGAAAATAGTACTCAAAATTGCTATCTGTTCGATGAAATAGGTACTTTGCAACGCTCTCAGCAGGGTTCAGCTGGTTATGTTTCATATGTGAAGGTTGTGAGTGGAAGTGGTGGTAATGGAAGAGGCAACGGGGTAAAGAAGACTCTATTGATATTGTTTATGGTTATTGCAAGCATAATTGCAGTTGCTGGTCTTCTTTATCTGGGACTATGGTACCGTAGAAAGCAGGGATCAATGAAGTTTTCTCAAGAAAACTTGGAAGAGGACACTTTTTTGGACAGTTTTTCTGGCATGCCTACTCGTTTCAGTTATAGTGATCTTAGTAAAGCAACTAAATGCTTCTCTACAAAGGTTGGTCAAGGAGGGTTTGGCTCTGTTTATCTAGGTGTGCTACCGAATGGAACCCAACTGGCTGTTAAAAAATTGGAGGGCATTGGGCAGGGGAAGAAGGAGTTTAGAGCTGAAGTAAGTATGATTGGGAATATACATCATGTCCATCTGGTTAGGCTCAAAGGCTTCTGTGCTGAGGGGGTTCACCGGCTTCTTGTCTATGAGTATATGGCAAACAGTTCTTTGGATAAATGGATCTTCAAAACTGATAATGAAAGTCAATTGTTGAGTTGGAGTACAAGATTCAATATTGCAGTGGGTACTGCAAAGGGATTAGCCTATCTGCATGAGGAATGTGAAGTGAAGATTGTTCACTGTGACATAAAACCTGAGAATGTTCTTCTTGATGATCATTTCACTGCCAAAGTTTCGGATTTTGGTCTGGCAAAGCTGATGAACCGCGAAGAAAGCCTTGTATATACAACATTGAGGGGTACAAGGGGGTACCTTGCACCAGAATGGATAACAAACAATCCAATTTCAGAGAAGAGTGATGTATATAGCTATGGCATGGTCTTGCTCGAGATAATCGGAGGCAGGAAATCTTATGAAGTAGGGAATGATACAGAGAAAGCACATTTTCCTTCATATGCCTTCAAGATGCTGGAGGAAGGAAAACCAAGCGAAATCCTTGATCCGAGGCTAGAGatcaaagaaaatgatgagCAAGTTCTCACTGCAATCAAAGTTGCATTGTGGTGCATACAAGATGAGATGCATCTGAGACCACCAATGACTAAAATAGTCCAAATGCTTGAAGGGCTATGTGTTGTGCCTCAGCCACCTACCCCTTCTCAGCTGAATTCTCGGGCATACTCAGGCTGTTTCAAGTGGAGCGATGAAGGTAGTTTATCAGGACTAGTTGGTGACAGTAGTGGCGGACTTCTATCAGCTGTTCAACTATCAGGTCCAAGATAA
- the LOC123219317 gene encoding G-type lectin S-receptor-like serine/threonine-protein kinase SD2-5 isoform X1 codes for MGLFQYSRVLSFCLLLVFKTCIAGSQYVGKIYPGFEASHMEWIDNDGLFLRSNNSVFACGFYTALDGQSFLLVVIHISSAKVVWTANRGKLVKGSDKFVFGENGNVYLQQGNGVAWSSNTTGEKVASMELQDSGNFVLLGEDGGVVWQSYSNPTDTLLPGQEFSEGMRLKSFPNSNNVSVFLEIKSDDLVLYAGYQTPQTYWSLTNDSRKTNNSVSGKVHSAYLESNAWSFYDQNKKLLWQLVFTENTDPSATWAAILGSDGTITFSNLHKGSQVASEAFKIPQDSCGTPEHCSPYYVCYFENRCQCPSSLQSFSCKPPIGLTCDDSKDSSELFYVGKNLYYFALGFVKPLSRFNVEACKEACLHNCSCSALFFENSNQNCYLFDEIGTLQRSQQGSAGYVSYVKVVSGTSKGRGNGVKKTLLILFIVIANIIAVAGLLYLGVWYHRMKRSMTFSQENLEEDTFLDSFSGMPIRFSYSDLSRATKSFTTKVGQGGFGSVYLGVLPDGTQLAVKKLEGIGQGKKEFRAEVSIIGSIHHVHLVRLKGFCSEGAHQLLVYEYMANRSLDKWIFKTDNESQLLSWSTRFNIAVGTAKGLAYLHEECEVKIVHCDIKPENVLLDDHFTAKVSDFGLAKLMNREESLVYTTLRGTRGYLAPEWITNNPISEKSDVYSYGMVLLEIIGGRKSYEPGIDTEKAHFRSYAFKMLEERRPSEILDPRLEINENDEQVLTAIKVALWCIQDEMHLRPPMTKVVQMLEGLCVVPQPPTPSQLNCRAYSGCFKWSDHGSSSGLLGDRSGILLSAVQLSGPR; via the coding sequence ATGGGTTTGTTTCAATATAGTAGAGTCTTGAGTTTTTGTCTACTTCTTGTGTTCAAGACTTGTATTGCTGGATCTCAATATGTTGGGAAAATATATCCTGGGTTTGAGGCATCACACATGGAGTGGATTGATAACGATGGCCTGTTTTTGCGATCTAACAACTCGGTTTTCGCTTGTGGATTTTACACTGCCCTGGATGGTCAATCCTTTTTGCTTGTTGTCATTCACATTAGTAGTGCCAAAGTTGTTTGGACTGCTAATAGAGGCAAATTGGTTAAAGGATCTGATAAGTTTGTGTTTGGGGAGAATGGGAATGTTTATTTGCAACAGGGAAATGGTGTTGCTTGGTCCTCTAATACTACTGGAGAGAAAGTTGCATCCATGGAATTGCAGGACTCAGGCAATTTCGTGTTGCTCGGGGAGGATGGAGGTGTTGTTTGGCAGAGTTATAGCAATCCCACTGATACTCTTTTACCCGGCCAGGAGTTTTCTGAAGGAATGAGACTGAAAAGTTTTCCCAATAGCAACAACGTGAGTGTTTTTCTTGAAATAAAGTCTGATGATTTGGTGTTATATGCAGGCTATCAGACTCCACAAACCTATTGGTCCTTGACAAATGATAGCCGAAAAACCAATAATAGTGTTAGTGGCAAGGTCCATTCTGCATATCTGGAGTCCAATGCATGGAGTTTCTATGATCAGAATAAGAAATTGCTTTGGCAGTTGGTCTTCACTGAGAATACCGATCCCAGTGCTACATGGGCTGCCATTTTAGGCTCTGATGGGACCATTACGTTTTCTAATCTTCACAAGGGAAGTCAAGTTGCTTCTGAGGCATTCAAGATTCCTCAAGACTCTTGTGGCACTCCTGAGCATTGTAGCCCCTATTATGTGTGCTATTTCGAGAATCGGTGCCAGTGCCCTtcttctcttcaatctttcagTTGCAAACCTCCAATTGGTTTAACGTGTGATGACTCCAAGGATTCATCAGAGCTTTTCTATGTTGGCaaaaatctttattattttgcacTTGGGTTTGTGAAACCCCTTTCAAGATTCAATGTTGAGGCTTGCAAAGAAGCATGCCTTCATAACTGCTCCTGCTCTGCACTGTTCTTTGAAAATAGTAATCAAAATTGCTATCTGTTTGATGAAATAGGTACTTTGCAACGCTCTCAGCAGGGTTCAGCTGGTTATGTTTCATATGTGAAGGTCGTGAGTGGAACTAGTAAAGGAAGAGGAAACGGGGTAAAGAAGACTCTATTGATATTGTTTATAGTTATTGCAAACATAATTGCTGTTGCTGGTCTTCTTTATCTGGGAGTATGGTACCACAGAATGAAGAGATCAATGACATTTTCTCAAGAGAACTTGGAAGAGGACACTTTCTTGGACAGTTTTTCTGGCATGCCTATTCGCTTCAGTTATAGTGATCTTAGTAGAGCAACTAAAAGCTTCACTACAAAGGTTGGTCAAGGAGGCTTCGGCTCTGTTTATCTAGGTGTGCTACCGGATGGAACCCAATTGGCTGTTAAAAAATTGGAGGGCATTGGGCAGGGGAAGAAGGAGTTTAGAGCTGAAGTAAGTATAATTGGGAGTATACATCACGTCCATCTGGTTAGACTCAAAGGCTTCTGTTCTGAGGGGGCTCACCAGCTTCTTGTTTATGAGTACATGGCAAACAGGTCTTTGGATAAATGGATTTTCAAGACTGATAATGAAAGTCAATTGTTGAGTTGGAGTACAAGATTCAATATTGCAGTGGGCACTGCAAAGGGATTAGCTTATCTGCATGAGGAATGTGAAGTGAAGATTGTTCACTGTGACATAAAACCTGAGAATGTTCTTCTTGATGATCATTTCACTGCCAAAGTTTCGGATTTTGGCTTGGCAAAGCTGATGAACCGCGAAGAAAGCCTTGTATATACAACATTGAGGGGTACAAGGGGGTACCTTGCACCAGAATGGATAACAAACAATCCAATTTCAGAGAAGAGTGATGTATATAGCTACGGCATGGTCTTGCTCGAGATAATCGGAGGCAGGAAATCTTATGAACCAGGGATTGATACAGAGAAAGCCCATTTTCGTTCATATGCCTTCAAGATGCTGGAAGAAAGAAGACCAAGCGAAATCCTTGATCCGAGGCTAGAGATCAATGAGAATGATGAGCAAGTTCTCACTGCAATCAAAGTTGCATTGTGGTGCATACAAGATGAGATGCATCTGAGACCACCAATGACTAAAGTCGTCCAAATGCTTGAAGGGCTATGTGTTGTGCCTCAGCCACCTACCCCTTCTCAGCTAAATTGTCGGGCATACTCAGGTTGTTTCAAGTGGAGCGATCATGGTAGTTCATCAGGACTACTTGGTGACCGTAGTGGCATACTTCTATCAGCTGTTCAACTATCAGGTCCAAGATAA
- the LOC123219317 gene encoding G-type lectin S-receptor-like serine/threonine-protein kinase SD2-5 isoform X2 — protein MEWIDNDGLFLRSNNSVFACGFYTALDGQSFLLVVIHISSAKVVWTANRGKLVKGSDKFVFGENGNVYLQQGNGVAWSSNTTGEKVASMELQDSGNFVLLGEDGGVVWQSYSNPTDTLLPGQEFSEGMRLKSFPNSNNVSVFLEIKSDDLVLYAGYQTPQTYWSLTNDSRKTNNSVSGKVHSAYLESNAWSFYDQNKKLLWQLVFTENTDPSATWAAILGSDGTITFSNLHKGSQVASEAFKIPQDSCGTPEHCSPYYVCYFENRCQCPSSLQSFSCKPPIGLTCDDSKDSSELFYVGKNLYYFALGFVKPLSRFNVEACKEACLHNCSCSALFFENSNQNCYLFDEIGTLQRSQQGSAGYVSYVKVVSGTSKGRGNGVKKTLLILFIVIANIIAVAGLLYLGVWYHRMKRSMTFSQENLEEDTFLDSFSGMPIRFSYSDLSRATKSFTTKVGQGGFGSVYLGVLPDGTQLAVKKLEGIGQGKKEFRAEVSIIGSIHHVHLVRLKGFCSEGAHQLLVYEYMANRSLDKWIFKTDNESQLLSWSTRFNIAVGTAKGLAYLHEECEVKIVHCDIKPENVLLDDHFTAKVSDFGLAKLMNREESLVYTTLRGTRGYLAPEWITNNPISEKSDVYSYGMVLLEIIGGRKSYEPGIDTEKAHFRSYAFKMLEERRPSEILDPRLEINENDEQVLTAIKVALWCIQDEMHLRPPMTKVVQMLEGLCVVPQPPTPSQLNCRAYSGCFKWSDHGSSSGLLGDRSGILLSAVQLSGPR, from the coding sequence ATGGAGTGGATTGATAACGATGGCCTGTTTTTGCGATCTAACAACTCGGTTTTCGCTTGTGGATTTTACACTGCCCTGGATGGTCAATCCTTTTTGCTTGTTGTCATTCACATTAGTAGTGCCAAAGTTGTTTGGACTGCTAATAGAGGCAAATTGGTTAAAGGATCTGATAAGTTTGTGTTTGGGGAGAATGGGAATGTTTATTTGCAACAGGGAAATGGTGTTGCTTGGTCCTCTAATACTACTGGAGAGAAAGTTGCATCCATGGAATTGCAGGACTCAGGCAATTTCGTGTTGCTCGGGGAGGATGGAGGTGTTGTTTGGCAGAGTTATAGCAATCCCACTGATACTCTTTTACCCGGCCAGGAGTTTTCTGAAGGAATGAGACTGAAAAGTTTTCCCAATAGCAACAACGTGAGTGTTTTTCTTGAAATAAAGTCTGATGATTTGGTGTTATATGCAGGCTATCAGACTCCACAAACCTATTGGTCCTTGACAAATGATAGCCGAAAAACCAATAATAGTGTTAGTGGCAAGGTCCATTCTGCATATCTGGAGTCCAATGCATGGAGTTTCTATGATCAGAATAAGAAATTGCTTTGGCAGTTGGTCTTCACTGAGAATACCGATCCCAGTGCTACATGGGCTGCCATTTTAGGCTCTGATGGGACCATTACGTTTTCTAATCTTCACAAGGGAAGTCAAGTTGCTTCTGAGGCATTCAAGATTCCTCAAGACTCTTGTGGCACTCCTGAGCATTGTAGCCCCTATTATGTGTGCTATTTCGAGAATCGGTGCCAGTGCCCTtcttctcttcaatctttcagTTGCAAACCTCCAATTGGTTTAACGTGTGATGACTCCAAGGATTCATCAGAGCTTTTCTATGTTGGCaaaaatctttattattttgcacTTGGGTTTGTGAAACCCCTTTCAAGATTCAATGTTGAGGCTTGCAAAGAAGCATGCCTTCATAACTGCTCCTGCTCTGCACTGTTCTTTGAAAATAGTAATCAAAATTGCTATCTGTTTGATGAAATAGGTACTTTGCAACGCTCTCAGCAGGGTTCAGCTGGTTATGTTTCATATGTGAAGGTCGTGAGTGGAACTAGTAAAGGAAGAGGAAACGGGGTAAAGAAGACTCTATTGATATTGTTTATAGTTATTGCAAACATAATTGCTGTTGCTGGTCTTCTTTATCTGGGAGTATGGTACCACAGAATGAAGAGATCAATGACATTTTCTCAAGAGAACTTGGAAGAGGACACTTTCTTGGACAGTTTTTCTGGCATGCCTATTCGCTTCAGTTATAGTGATCTTAGTAGAGCAACTAAAAGCTTCACTACAAAGGTTGGTCAAGGAGGCTTCGGCTCTGTTTATCTAGGTGTGCTACCGGATGGAACCCAATTGGCTGTTAAAAAATTGGAGGGCATTGGGCAGGGGAAGAAGGAGTTTAGAGCTGAAGTAAGTATAATTGGGAGTATACATCACGTCCATCTGGTTAGACTCAAAGGCTTCTGTTCTGAGGGGGCTCACCAGCTTCTTGTTTATGAGTACATGGCAAACAGGTCTTTGGATAAATGGATTTTCAAGACTGATAATGAAAGTCAATTGTTGAGTTGGAGTACAAGATTCAATATTGCAGTGGGCACTGCAAAGGGATTAGCTTATCTGCATGAGGAATGTGAAGTGAAGATTGTTCACTGTGACATAAAACCTGAGAATGTTCTTCTTGATGATCATTTCACTGCCAAAGTTTCGGATTTTGGCTTGGCAAAGCTGATGAACCGCGAAGAAAGCCTTGTATATACAACATTGAGGGGTACAAGGGGGTACCTTGCACCAGAATGGATAACAAACAATCCAATTTCAGAGAAGAGTGATGTATATAGCTACGGCATGGTCTTGCTCGAGATAATCGGAGGCAGGAAATCTTATGAACCAGGGATTGATACAGAGAAAGCCCATTTTCGTTCATATGCCTTCAAGATGCTGGAAGAAAGAAGACCAAGCGAAATCCTTGATCCGAGGCTAGAGATCAATGAGAATGATGAGCAAGTTCTCACTGCAATCAAAGTTGCATTGTGGTGCATACAAGATGAGATGCATCTGAGACCACCAATGACTAAAGTCGTCCAAATGCTTGAAGGGCTATGTGTTGTGCCTCAGCCACCTACCCCTTCTCAGCTAAATTGTCGGGCATACTCAGGTTGTTTCAAGTGGAGCGATCATGGTAGTTCATCAGGACTACTTGGTGACCGTAGTGGCATACTTCTATCAGCTGTTCAACTATCAGGTCCAAGATAA
- the LOC123218373 gene encoding ubiquitin-conjugating enzyme E2 7-like, with the protein MASSQASLLLQKQLKDLNKHPVEGFSAGLLNENNMFEWSVLIMGPPGTLYEGGFFNAIMKFPPNYPCSPPTVRFTSEIWHPNIYPDGKVCISILHAPGDDPNGYEVAAERWSAVHTVESIILSIIVMLSNPNDESPANVDAAKEWRENREEFKKKAARCARKSEELFLTQL; encoded by the coding sequence ATGGCTTCGTCTCAAGCTAGTCTTCTTCTCCAGAAGCAACTGAAGGATCTGAACAAGCACCCCGTTGAAGGTTTCTCCGCCGGCCTATTGAACGAGAACAACATGTTTGAATGGAGCGTTCTGATCATGGGACCTCCTGGAACTTTGTACGAGGGAGGTTTCTTCAATGCAATCATGAAATTCCCTCCAAACTATCCCTGCAGCCCTCCAACTGTGAGGTTCACTTCAGAAATTTGGCATCCGAATATTTACCCCGATGGGAAAGTCTGTATATCGATTCTTCATGCACCTGGCGACGATCCAAACGGCTATGAAGTTGCAGCTGAGCGATGGAGTGCAGTGCATACTGTTGAGAGTATTATTTTGAGCATAATTGTGATGCTTTCAAACCCTAATGATGAGTCTCCCGCCAACGTTGATGCTGCAAAAGAGTGGAGAGAAAATCGGGAGGAGTTTAAGAAGAAAGCTGCCCGCTGTGCTAGAAAATCCGAGGAGTTGTTCCTTACTcagttataa
- the LOC123217869 gene encoding EPIDERMAL PATTERNING FACTOR-like protein 8, which produces MLMDSSRKSYTLGSKAALITVTFIFFLITFLSLKPVSGEIADDENSFSEMKKSLGSMPPTCLHKCYNCRPCTATLVISHDDKKVRSTSAASSKPDHDLEDDESYYLQTWKCRCGNKIFEP; this is translated from the exons atgCTCATGGATTCTTCAAGAAAAAGCTACACACTTGGCTCCAAAGCAGCACTTATAACTGTAACTTTCATCTTTTTCCTCATCACGTTTCTATCACTCAAACCAG TTTCTGGTGAAATTGCTGATGATGAAAACAGTTTTTCAGAGATGAAAAAGAGTTTGGGTTCAATGCCTCCGACTTGTCTTCACAAATGCTATAATTGCAGGCCATGTACAGCGACTCTTGTTATTTCCCATGACGATAAAAAGGTTCGTTCGACATCAGCAGCATCATCAAAACCAGATCACGATCTTGAAGATGATGAAAGTTACTACCTCCAAACATGGAAATGCAGATGCGGAAATAAGATTTTCGAACCTTAG
- the LOC123219240 gene encoding 26.5 kDa heat shock protein, mitochondrial: MALARLALRNLQQRVSSSSAFVSHNDYVGAVGRQRWSNELLKRFMATSANGEKTEGKEIQVTEKNKKSRLFPRRKSWKSLWRKNDIPSIYEFFPSGLGNALLQATENINRLFENLNISPSQLMGRVKEQDECYKLRFEVPGLGKDEVNITVDDGVLKIKGEHKEEEEDGSDDEFWSAKSYGYYNTSLLLPDDAKVDEIKAELKDGVLNITIPRTEKPKKDVKEVEIH, encoded by the exons ATGGCGTTGGCACGTTTGGCTTTGAGGAATTTGCAGCAAAGGGTGTCATCATCTTCTGCTTTTGTGAGTCATAATGATTATGTTGGTGCTGTTGGAAGGCAGAGGTGGAGTAATGAGTTGTTGAAGAGGTTCATGGCAACTTCCGCAAATGGTGAGAAAACTGAAGGGAAAGAAATCCAAGTCACTGAAAAGAATAAGAAGTCCAGGCTGTTTCCAAGGAGAAAAAGCTGGAAGAGTCTCTGGAGGAAAAATGACATTCCTTCTATTTATG AATTTTTCCCCTCAGGGCTGGGAAATGCGCTATTGCAGGCGACAGAAAACATCAATAGGCTATTCGAAAACCTGAACATATCGCCTTCGCAGCTGATGGGCAGAGTTAAAGAGCAAGATGAATGCTACAAGCTGCGGTTCGAGGTGCCGGGGCTGGGAAAAGATGAAGTGAATATCACCGTAGACGAcggagttttaaagataaaggGGGAGCacaaggaagaggaagaagatggtTCTGACGACGAATTTTGGTCAGCGAAGAGTTATGGTTACTATAACACAAGCCTTTTGTTGCCTGATGATGCAAAAGTTGATGAGATCAAAGCTGAATTGAAGGATGGTGTGCTAAATATCACCATTCCCAGGACTGAAAAACCTAAGAAGGACGTGAAAGAGGTTGAAATCCATTAA
- the LOC123219241 gene encoding uncharacterized protein LOC123219241 isoform X1: MHGSSGCLGCYTKPELNTPEKKTLRDFRVKGHSARKPSLSEDYWTTSMCDMDNSISSISTNNQVLEAQGVAGIAGAPSEFVNHGLLLWNQTRQRWVGNKRSENRAQQVQEPKLNWNATYDSLLGSNKLFPQPIPLSEMVDFLVDVWEQEGMYD, from the exons ATGCATGGG AGCAGTGGTTGTCTTGGATGCTATACTAAGCCTGAACTGAATACCCCTGAAAAAAAGACATTGAGGGATTTTAGAGTTAAAGGTCATTCAGCAAGGAAGCCTAGCTTATCAGAAGATTATTGGACCACCAGCATGTGTGATATGGACAATAGCATCTCATCAATTAGCACAAACAACCAGGTCCTTGAAGCTCAAGGCGTTGCTGGCATTGCTGGTGCACCTTCTGAGTTTGTAAATCATG GTCTTCTCCTCTGGAATCAAACTCGGCAACGTTGGGTAGGAAATAAAAGGTCTGAGAACAGAGCTCAGCAAGTGCAGGAACCCAAACTAAA TTGGAATGCGACATATGATAGTTTACTTGGAAGCAATAAGCTGTTCCCTCAGCCTATTCCTCTTTCT GAAATGGTAGATTTTCTTGTCGACGTTTGGGAGCAGGAGGGTATGTACGATTGA
- the LOC123219241 gene encoding uncharacterized protein LOC123219241 isoform X2: MGGCLGCYTKPELNTPEKKTLRDFRVKGHSARKPSLSEDYWTTSMCDMDNSISSISTNNQVLEAQGVAGIAGAPSEFVNHGLLLWNQTRQRWVGNKRSENRAQQVQEPKLNWNATYDSLLGSNKLFPQPIPLSEMVDFLVDVWEQEGMYD, translated from the exons ATGGG TGGTTGTCTTGGATGCTATACTAAGCCTGAACTGAATACCCCTGAAAAAAAGACATTGAGGGATTTTAGAGTTAAAGGTCATTCAGCAAGGAAGCCTAGCTTATCAGAAGATTATTGGACCACCAGCATGTGTGATATGGACAATAGCATCTCATCAATTAGCACAAACAACCAGGTCCTTGAAGCTCAAGGCGTTGCTGGCATTGCTGGTGCACCTTCTGAGTTTGTAAATCATG GTCTTCTCCTCTGGAATCAAACTCGGCAACGTTGGGTAGGAAATAAAAGGTCTGAGAACAGAGCTCAGCAAGTGCAGGAACCCAAACTAAA TTGGAATGCGACATATGATAGTTTACTTGGAAGCAATAAGCTGTTCCCTCAGCCTATTCCTCTTTCT GAAATGGTAGATTTTCTTGTCGACGTTTGGGAGCAGGAGGGTATGTACGATTGA
- the LOC123218526 gene encoding uncharacterized protein LOC123218526 codes for MIMNSQAVVLATAMVVSTTFLFLAFGKQKPAFSSSSEIQDHSLDSSGQPLRSCLYSEEKKRQRKKKRVHFADNVKEKSGNGKEYRKEQSKKIISKVDQNCRYEIPRTPANRVALYNGILRDRIH; via the exons ATGATTATGAACTCCCAAGCAGTAGTTTTAGCCACCGCCATGGTCGTCTCCACCACCTTTCTCTTTCTTGCTTTTGGAAAGCAAAAACCagctttttcttcatcttcggAGATTCAAGATCATTCTCTTGACTCTTCGGGCCAACCTCTACGCTCTTGCTTGTATTCAG AGGAGAAGAAGAggcaaaggaagaagaaaagagtgCATTTTGCGGATAATGTGAAGGAGAAGAGCGGCAATGGAAAAGAGTACAGGAAAGAGCAAAGCAAGAAAATTATTAGCAAAGTTGATCAAAATTGCAGATATGAAATTCCCAGAACGCCTGCAAATAGAGTTGCTTTGTACAACGGAATTCTCAGAGACAGAATTCACTGA